In Carassius gibelio isolate Cgi1373 ecotype wild population from Czech Republic chromosome B19, carGib1.2-hapl.c, whole genome shotgun sequence, one DNA window encodes the following:
- the tax1bp1a gene encoding tax1-binding protein 1 homolog A: protein MMLSACNTGASAGGGGSVVMETSNFAHVIFQNVGKSFLPQAALECHYTLTPFITPHPKDWVGIFKVGWSSARDYYTFLWSPMPENYTEGSTVHRTIIFQGYYVPRSDGEFYQFCYVTHTGEIRGASTPFQFRPATPTGEELLTMEDDGNSDILVVTTKTELLEQRVEEVQQECKELQKALRLLTQERDQLQERQRQQNQELQKSLSEEKEEAQTRVKQLEQDLLEITQKAVLKETELDCLRDRLQKVISERDGLQTQLKNERDERELYKSHVRSAELENTKLSAELQMLKAMELNREVTIAQYQEELHRLRTERDTHPADAGLKEQLRQAEEQLQATRQQAAMLGSELRDASGGRDRTMAELYRADQETEDLRACLAEAQEECRHAQNQLDRMRSQASQEVQGRAGVGVVSELEAELQKEVEELKLRLNMAAEHYKEKYRECQRLRKQVTKLTQQQETQQGDCNRNDASTETTQELHTPDAETPPTDLYPAEIKPVTQRDAERLGIEGRPGQERKEEKKEEEEEDDEDEDEEDEEEEEEECSVSVEAELACMEEKWREQCTINESLKLLLASEEQRFKTRVAEKDREVSALRESLVVVTREKERLEKELQEWMNRVEAAGSQRTDGREPMILRYPLPYTQDQPPLVPQQPADLQYGNPYSEQETRDGADGALSPEQTCRPPPLAPPPWGGPVVCSQPSRSLSPPDGLENPTEERPNGGDGEAPAVCDHQSLESNQSHTSFCFDTRPDVHKRCPLCEVIFPPHFEQSSFERHVESHWRVCPVCSEQFPLDCQQHLYEKHVLTHFDDNVLNFDNFD, encoded by the exons gtGGGCTGGAGCAGTGCAAGAGACTACTACACGTTTCTCTGGTCTCCCATGCCTGAAAACTACACTGAGGGATCCACTGTTCACCGAACCATCATCTTTcagg GATATTATGTTCCCCGTAGTGATGGTGAGTTTTATCAGTTCTGCTATGTCACACACACGGGTGAAATCAGAGGTGCGAGCACACCATTCCAGTTCCGCCCGGCCACACCCACAGGGGAGGAGCTACTGACCATGGAAGATGACGGGAACTCAGACATACTGGTTGTGACGACAAAGACTGAGCTACTTGAG CAGCGTGTAGAGGAAGTTCAACAGGAGTGCAAAGAACTGCAGAAAGCACTACGCCTCCTCACACAGGAGAGAGATCAACTACAGGAGAGACAGAGACAACAGAACCAG GAGCTGCAGAAAAGCTTGAGCGAGGAGAAGGAGGAGGCTCAAACCCGAGTCAAACAACTTGAACAGGACCTGCTAGAAATCACACAAAAAGCTGTTCTTAAAGAGACTGAACTGGACTG TTTAAGAGACAGGCTGCAGAAGGTGATTTCTGAGAGAGACGGTCTACAAACTCAACTGAAGAATGAAAGAGACGAGAGGGAGCTTTACAAA TCTCACGTGCGCAGTGCCGAGCTGGAAAACACTAAACTCAGTGCTGAGCTGCAGATGCTGAAGGCAATGGAGCTAAACCGAGAGGTCACCATCGCACAGTACCAGGAGGAACTGCACAGGCTACGCACAGAGAGGGACACACACCCCGCTGATGCC GGTCTGAAAGAGCAGTTGCGTCAAGCTGAGGAGCAGCTCCAGGCCACGCGGCAGCAGGCCGCTATGTTGGGTTCCGAGTTACGTGATGCCTCCGGTGGGCGAGATCGCACCATGGCTGAGCTGTACCGTGCCGATCAGGAGACAGAAGACCTACGAGCCTGTTTAGCTGAAGCCCAGGAAGAATGCAGACATGCTCAGAATCAGCTTGACAGGATGAGAAGCCAGGCATCACAGGAAGTG cagGGCAGGGCTGGCGTGGGTGTGGTTTCAGAGCTGGAGGCGGAGCTACAAAAGGAGGTCGAGGAACTAAAGCTGCGTCTGAATATGGCTGCAGAGCACTACAAAGAGAAATACAGAGAGTGCCAACGTTTGCGAAAACAAGTCACCAAACTGACTCAGCAACAAGAGACGCAGCAGGGC GACTGTAACAGGAATGATGCCTCTACAGAGACCACACAGGAGTTACACACACCAGATGCAGAGACGCCTCCCACAG ATCTATATCCTGCTGAGATCAAACCTGTGACACAAAGAGATGCCGAGAGATTGGGAATTGAAGGCAGACCTGGACAGGAGAGGAAGGAAGAgaaaaaagaggaagaggaggaagacgaTGAAGACgaagatgaggaggatgaggaggaggaggaagaggagtgcAGTGTGTCAGTCGAAGCTGAGCTTGCTTGCATGGAGGAGAAATGGAGAGAGCAATGCACCATCAATGAAAGCCTGAAGCTCCTGCTAGCCAGTGAGGAGCAGCGGTTTAAA ACTCGAGTGGCAGAGAAGGACAGAGAGGTGTCTGCTCTGAGGGAGAGTCTTGTGGTGGTCACCAGGGAGAAAGAGAGACTGGAAAAG GAGCTGCAGGAGTGGATGAACCGAGTAGAGGCTGCAGGGAGTCAGAGGACAGACGGAAGAGAGCCAATGATTCTGCGATACCCACTGCCCTATACACAAGACCAACCTCCACTGGTGCCCCAACAACCAGCTGACCTGCAGTACGGAAACCCCTATTCAGAACAAGAGACCCGGG ACGGAGCAGACGGGGCATTATCCCCAGAACAAACCTGCCGGCCCCCTCCTTTGGCTCCTCCCCCGTGGGGTGGTCCTGTGGTCTGCAGTCAGCCATCACGCAGCCTCAGCCCCCCTGATGGCCTGGAGAATCCCACTGAAGAGCGGCCAAAC GGAGGTGATGGTGAGGCCCCTGCAGTCTGCGATCATCAGAGCCTGGAATCTAACCAGAGCCACACCAGCTTCTGCTTTGATACCAG ACCTGATGTTCATAAGCGTTGTCCCCTGTGTGAGGTGATCTTCCCGCCACACTTTGAGCAAAGCAGTTTCGAACGACACGTGGAGTCTCACTGGAGGGTATGTCCCGTCTGCAGCGAGCAGTTTCCTCTGGACTGCCAGCAGCATCTCTACGAAAAGCATGTGCTCACACACTTTGATGACAATGTTCTGAACTTTGACAATTTTGattag